One region of Salvia miltiorrhiza cultivar Shanhuang (shh) chromosome 3, IMPLAD_Smil_shh, whole genome shotgun sequence genomic DNA includes:
- the LOC131016777 gene encoding rac-like GTP-binding protein 5 translates to MSSNNTTSGGAAANSTATKFIKCVTVGDGAVGKTCLLISYTSNTFPTDYVPTVFDNFSANVSVDGQTVNLGLWDTAGQEDYNRLRPLSYRGADVFLLAFSLISRPSFENISKKWVPELRHYAPSVPIVLVGTKLDLREDKQFKKDYPGACTISTEQGEELKKQIGAVAYIECSAKTQQNVKAVFDAAIKVVLRPPKLKKHKRKYASCRLL, encoded by the exons ATGAGTAGTAATAATACTACTAGTGGCGGCGCTGCTGCAAATTCTACAGCCACCAAATTCATCAAATGTGTCACAGTTGGTGATGGTGCTGTTGGGAAGACCTGCCTTCTCATCTCCTACACTAGCAACACTTTCCCAACT GATTATGTTCCAACTGTGTTTGATAATTTCAGTGCCAATGTGAGTGTTGATGGCCAGACTGTGAATCTGGGCTTGTGGGATACTGCTG GCCAAGAAGACTACAACAGATTGAGGCCTCTTAGTTACAGAGGGGCAGATGTGTTCCTCCTTGCTTTCTCTCTCATAAGTAGGCCAAGCTTTGAGAACATTTCAAAGAAa TGGGTCCCGGAATTGCGGCATTATGCACCCTCAGTACCCATTGTTCTTGTGGGGACAAAGCTAG ACCTAAGAGAGGACAAGCAGTTCAAAAAGGATTATCCGGGGGCATGCACTATTTCGACAGAACAG gGTGAAGAGCTCAAAAAGCAAATAGGAGCGGTGGCCTATATCGAGTGCAGTGCCAAGACGCAGCAG AATGTGAAGGCTGTGTTTGATGCGGCGATAAAGGTAGTTCTGCGGCCGCCAAAACTCAAGAAACACAAGAGAAAGTATGCATCGTGTCGCCTACTTTAA
- the LOC131016779 gene encoding uncharacterized protein LOC131016779 isoform X1 — protein sequence MTSSKAQSPAYPSAARISDSDCFPAYTASLKCLEEYSNEKSKCQEHFDIYKECRKKEVRVLLYEKCFFIFSYVDC from the exons ATGACGTCGTCGAAAGCGCAGTCGCCGGCGTATCCTAGCGCTGCTCGTATCTCCGACTCTGATTGCTTCCCTGCTTACACCGCCTCCCTTAAAT GTTTAGAAGAATACAGCAATGAGAAGAGTAAATGCCAAGAACATTTTGACATTTACAAGGAATGCAGAAAAAAGGAGGTAAGGGTTCTACTGTATGAGAAAtgcttttttatattttcatatgTTGATTGTTGA
- the LOC131016779 gene encoding cytochrome c oxidase-assembly factor COX23, mitochondrial isoform X2, translating into MTSSKAQSPAYPSAARISDSDCFPAYTASLKCLEEYSNEKSKCQEHFDIYKECRKKEREARLERNRSRSLFS; encoded by the exons ATGACGTCGTCGAAAGCGCAGTCGCCGGCGTATCCTAGCGCTGCTCGTATCTCCGACTCTGATTGCTTCCCTGCTTACACCGCCTCCCTTAAAT GTTTAGAAGAATACAGCAATGAGAAGAGTAAATGCCAAGAACATTTTGACATTTACAAGGAATGCAGAAAAAAGGAG AGGGAAGCACGGCTGGAACGCAATAGGAGTCGGTCTCTCTTCTCATGA